A single Silvibacterium dinghuense DNA region contains:
- a CDS encoding GlsB/YeaQ/YmgE family stress response membrane protein gives MAILWWVIVGLIAGWITGKLMRGEGYGTIMDIVIGIVGAVIGGFIMRALGFAGSGGMIYTIVVAVLGAVLLTLLLRLFTKGR, from the coding sequence ATGGCTATCTTATGGTGGGTCATCGTCGGTCTGATTGCGGGCTGGATCACCGGCAAGTTAATGCGTGGCGAAGGCTATGGGACGATCATGGATATCGTCATCGGTATCGTCGGTGCGGTGATCGGCGGCTTTATCATGCGGGCGCTCGGTTTTGCAGGCTCCGGAGGCATGATCTACACCATCGTGGTCGCGGTTCTGGGCGCGGTGCTGCTCACGCTGTTGCTGCGCCTGTTCACCAAGGGACGATGA
- the sixA gene encoding phosphohistidine phosphatase SixA, whose product MNLYILRHASAGTRRANPIIDVKRPLDREGKQQCILVGAYLNALRVHFDLIISSPLKRALQTAALVGNETGYEGSIQVADELAPDATLTEFEAMIAGLQGYENVLLVGHNPNLPQLLGSLLGSGLSSGRPSIRMRKGAIARVDYTRRPGILHWLVDPRILRGVYTRVTKSSRRKISRK is encoded by the coding sequence GTGAACCTGTACATTCTTCGCCATGCCAGCGCCGGCACCCGCCGCGCCAATCCAATCATTGACGTCAAGCGTCCACTCGACCGGGAAGGCAAGCAGCAGTGCATCCTGGTCGGCGCTTACCTCAATGCCCTGCGGGTCCATTTTGACCTGATTATTTCGAGCCCGCTCAAGCGCGCGCTCCAGACTGCCGCCCTGGTCGGCAACGAAACCGGCTACGAAGGCAGCATCCAGGTGGCCGATGAGCTGGCCCCCGATGCCACGCTGACCGAATTTGAGGCCATGATTGCCGGTCTTCAGGGTTATGAAAATGTTCTGCTGGTCGGCCATAACCCGAATCTGCCCCAGCTTCTCGGCTCCCTGCTGGGATCGGGACTCAGCTCGGGACGCCCCAGCATCCGCATGCGCAAGGGCGCCATCGCCCGCGTGGACTACACCCGGCGACCCGGCATCCTGCACTGGCTGGTCGACCCGCGTATTCTCCGCGGGGTCTATACCAGGGTGACGAAGAGCTCGCGCCGGAAGATTTCGCGGAAGTAG
- a CDS encoding Ppx/GppA phosphatase family protein — protein MQTFAAIDIGSNSCRLKIARVVQHRLRVVHEDREVTRLGGSVFETGLVSPESMAATLRALKRFYKAVQAHGADQVRAVATAAMRDARNGRAFLAWVRDETGWEVEIISGLEEGRLIHRGVMSHEPGTSGRCILIDVGGGSCEVSLSDHKRLIETISLPLGAVRLTEEFLKTDPPTKEEIARMKQFIARELRRASRKISGERVPLVIATSGTAAALSEAGRTLVAKRTVKSKTSVAGDMTPVREVRRLTEKLTKMTNEQRGAVEGVGPRRSEIIVAGAHVYAQLLEHFALPGFRYSAMGLRDGILAQMLAEQDSRTTAHRQFEQDRWAAVLETCGKYGVEPKTAEPVRQHAAQLFHDLLAVHQLPAEYETWLEAAAMLRDIGKFMNYQGHHRHAQYIIANSEIYGFNPVQRVITSAIARYIGKSRPEPQGRTMRQVPPEEHENVKRTVVLLRLAVALNQDRASDVLKMRVRVYPKRILLELSPGRTGAELELWSLRKEADYFREIFRRELFVTLV, from the coding sequence ATGCAGACCTTTGCGGCGATTGATATTGGATCGAACTCGTGCCGTCTGAAGATTGCGCGGGTGGTGCAGCATCGGCTGCGTGTGGTGCATGAAGACCGCGAGGTGACGCGGCTGGGTGGCAGCGTCTTCGAGACCGGCCTGGTCTCGCCGGAGTCGATGGCGGCAACGCTGCGCGCGCTCAAGCGCTTCTACAAAGCGGTGCAGGCGCACGGAGCCGACCAGGTGCGTGCCGTGGCTACCGCGGCCATGCGCGATGCGCGCAATGGCCGGGCCTTCCTCGCCTGGGTGCGCGATGAGACCGGCTGGGAGGTGGAGATCATCTCCGGCCTCGAAGAGGGACGCCTGATCCATCGCGGGGTCATGAGCCATGAGCCGGGCACCTCCGGCCGGTGCATCCTGATCGATGTTGGCGGCGGCAGTTGCGAGGTCTCGCTCTCCGATCATAAGCGGCTGATCGAGACCATCAGCCTTCCTCTGGGCGCGGTACGGCTCACGGAAGAATTCCTCAAGACCGATCCGCCGACCAAGGAAGAAATCGCGCGGATGAAGCAGTTCATCGCACGCGAGTTGCGCCGCGCGTCGCGGAAGATCAGCGGCGAGCGCGTGCCGCTGGTGATTGCCACCTCGGGTACTGCAGCGGCGCTCTCTGAGGCAGGCCGGACGCTCGTCGCGAAGAGAACCGTGAAGAGCAAGACCTCCGTCGCCGGCGATATGACGCCAGTGCGCGAGGTGCGTCGGCTTACGGAGAAGCTGACTAAGATGACGAACGAGCAGCGCGGCGCCGTTGAGGGGGTTGGGCCGCGCCGGTCGGAGATCATCGTCGCCGGTGCACATGTTTATGCGCAGCTGCTCGAGCACTTCGCGCTGCCGGGCTTCCGCTACTCGGCGATGGGGCTTCGGGACGGCATCTTGGCGCAGATGCTGGCCGAGCAGGACTCCCGGACGACAGCGCACCGGCAGTTTGAACAGGATCGCTGGGCAGCAGTGCTCGAAACCTGTGGGAAGTACGGCGTGGAGCCGAAGACCGCCGAGCCGGTGCGGCAGCATGCGGCGCAGCTCTTTCATGATCTGCTGGCCGTGCATCAGCTTCCCGCCGAGTACGAGACCTGGCTGGAAGCGGCGGCGATGCTGCGCGATATCGGCAAGTTCATGAACTACCAGGGGCACCACCGGCACGCCCAGTACATCATCGCCAACTCGGAAATTTACGGCTTCAACCCGGTGCAGCGGGTGATCACTTCCGCTATTGCGCGCTACATCGGCAAAAGCCGGCCGGAGCCGCAGGGCAGAACGATGCGCCAGGTGCCTCCGGAAGAGCATGAGAACGTGAAGCGGACGGTCGTGCTGCTGCGGCTGGCCGTGGCGCTCAATCAGGACCGCGCCAGCGATGTCCTGAAGATGCGCGTACGGGTCTATCCCAAGCGGATTCTGCTGGAACTGAGCCCGGGAAGAACGGGTGCGGAACTGGAGCTGTGGTCGCTTCGCAAGGAAGCCGACTACTTCCGCGAAATCTTCCGGCGCGAGCTCTTCGTCACCCTGGTATAG
- a CDS encoding ArnT family glycosyltransferase, which produces MTNPSLSGHDPVDNDKRSFYTSPVKSWTLLVLVFLAVHFVALFTPSLLDDADATHANAAQHMAVSGDWVTLYVNGIRYLEKPPLPYWLAAADYHLFGFNVYATHLPITLGVLACAILAWVWSRRAYGDRAAFYAALAVLTSVGVFLWTRFFIPEALLTFFITLALYGFLTGLELRRPSLIYMAWAALAIATLAKGLIAPVFCFAAFLPYLAISGEWRKWRQLRPVTGLLLFLAIAAPWHVMAALRNPDHGNPSGNVPSPGHVHGFLYFYFINEHFLRFLGKRYPHDYNKQSFLAFWLGQIAWLFPWSLFLPATLIRAWRNRSIFNADLRYDATNTIQFLDPRMTAHHASSLASRVRFRARTNLLLSIYAGFILVFFSISTNQEYYTWPAWVPILMIIAGALASIEDAPEGDNRWVTASSRWLSSAHALFAIIGILAAAALGYGLWTSRNLPFVSDIGTLLAHRGVGDYSLATSHLFDLTGPSFAALREPALIAAIALLLGPLAAWLLRRRGHGFESTVTIGFTAAVFLIAAHIAFFRFEPMLSSRAMADTINRMTAGEPKDASQLIIYGDQADASSVIFYTHRQALLVHGQSSYFEGNFGSSMIWGSDYPDAPHIFLTDSEFLPMWGTGPRKFLFVGGDLRPHVEQMLKGHLYLLQELSDKALYTDRPTQ; this is translated from the coding sequence ATGACGAACCCATCCCTTTCCGGTCACGACCCTGTAGACAACGACAAACGTTCGTTCTACACCTCGCCTGTCAAAAGCTGGACGCTGCTCGTCCTCGTCTTCCTCGCTGTTCACTTCGTCGCGCTCTTCACGCCGTCGCTTCTGGACGATGCCGACGCCACCCACGCCAACGCCGCGCAGCACATGGCGGTCTCCGGCGACTGGGTCACGCTTTATGTCAATGGCATCCGCTATCTCGAAAAGCCGCCGCTGCCCTATTGGCTGGCAGCCGCCGATTATCACCTCTTCGGCTTCAATGTCTATGCCACCCATCTGCCGATCACCCTCGGCGTGCTCGCCTGCGCCATCCTGGCCTGGGTCTGGTCACGGCGCGCTTATGGGGACAGGGCTGCATTTTACGCCGCGCTTGCGGTGCTTACCTCGGTTGGCGTCTTCCTCTGGACACGCTTCTTCATCCCCGAAGCCCTGCTGACCTTCTTCATCACGCTGGCGCTTTATGGATTCCTCACCGGCCTCGAACTGCGAAGGCCCTCGCTGATCTACATGGCGTGGGCTGCGCTGGCCATCGCCACGCTGGCCAAGGGACTTATCGCCCCGGTCTTCTGCTTCGCTGCCTTCCTGCCCTACCTTGCCATCAGCGGCGAGTGGCGCAAGTGGCGGCAGCTGCGCCCGGTTACCGGCCTGCTGCTCTTCCTGGCGATTGCCGCGCCGTGGCACGTGATGGCCGCGCTGCGCAATCCGGACCACGGCAACCCCTCCGGCAATGTTCCCTCGCCCGGCCATGTGCACGGCTTCCTCTACTTCTACTTCATCAACGAGCACTTCCTCCGCTTCCTCGGCAAGCGGTATCCGCACGATTACAACAAGCAGTCATTCCTTGCCTTCTGGCTCGGCCAGATTGCCTGGCTCTTCCCGTGGAGCCTCTTTCTCCCGGCGACCCTTATCCGCGCCTGGCGCAACCGCAGCATCTTTAACGCCGACCTGCGCTACGACGCGACGAATACCATCCAGTTTCTCGATCCGCGCATGACGGCGCACCACGCCTCATCGCTGGCCTCGCGCGTCCGCTTCCGCGCCCGCACCAACCTGCTGCTCTCGATCTACGCAGGCTTCATCCTGGTTTTCTTCTCCATCTCGACCAACCAGGAGTACTACACCTGGCCAGCCTGGGTGCCGATCCTCATGATCATTGCGGGCGCACTGGCCTCGATCGAGGACGCTCCCGAGGGAGATAATCGCTGGGTTACGGCCTCGAGCCGCTGGCTCTCGAGCGCACATGCGCTCTTCGCGATCATTGGCATCCTTGCCGCAGCCGCTCTCGGCTATGGGCTCTGGACCTCGCGCAACCTGCCCTTTGTCTCGGATATCGGCACGCTGCTGGCGCATCGCGGCGTGGGTGACTATTCACTCGCGACTTCGCACCTCTTCGATCTCACCGGACCGTCGTTTGCCGCGCTGCGCGAGCCTGCTCTGATCGCAGCCATTGCGCTGCTCCTTGGCCCGCTTGCCGCATGGCTCCTGCGCCGCCGCGGCCACGGCTTTGAATCCACGGTCACTATCGGCTTCACCGCCGCCGTTTTTCTCATCGCCGCGCACATCGCATTCTTCCGCTTCGAACCGATGCTCTCCTCGCGCGCCATGGCTGACACGATCAATCGCATGACGGCGGGTGAGCCGAAGGATGCCTCGCAGCTCATCATTTACGGCGATCAGGCCGACGCCTCTTCAGTGATCTTCTACACCCATCGCCAGGCGCTGCTGGTCCATGGCCAGTCCTCGTACTTCGAAGGCAACTTCGGCTCCTCGATGATCTGGGGATCGGACTATCCGGACGCACCCCACATCTTCCTCACCGATTCGGAATTTCTACCGATGTGGGGCACCGGACCGCGCAAGTTCCTCTTCGTCGGCGGCGACCTGCGGCCGCATGTCGAGCAGATGCTCAAGGGGCATCTCTACCTGCTGCAGGAGCTGTCAGACAAAGCGCTCTACACAGACAGACCAACGCAATAA
- a CDS encoding GNAT family N-acetyltransferase, translated as MHELLIREACDADIPAILELYTVSGIGDETNFTADEAIEHLALLRTYPYFRVFVALIDEAVAGTYELMIMDNMAKRGRKSAIVEDVAVHPDYQGKGIGRAMMRHALEQCRESSCYKLTLSSNLKRLDAHRFYDSLGFTRHGYSFQMELLPD; from the coding sequence ATGCATGAGTTGCTCATCCGCGAGGCCTGCGATGCGGACATCCCCGCCATCCTCGAGCTGTACACCGTCTCCGGGATCGGCGATGAGACGAACTTCACGGCCGACGAAGCGATCGAACACCTGGCACTGCTGAGGACCTATCCTTACTTCCGCGTCTTCGTTGCCCTTATCGATGAGGCCGTCGCCGGGACTTACGAGCTCATGATCATGGACAACATGGCCAAGCGCGGCCGGAAGTCTGCCATTGTGGAAGATGTGGCGGTGCATCCGGACTATCAAGGGAAAGGCATTGGCCGCGCCATGATGCGGCATGCGCTGGAGCAGTGCCGGGAGAGCTCCTGCTACAAACTGACGCTCTCCAGCAATCTCAAGCGTCTCGATGCGCACCGCTTCTACGATTCGCTGGGCTTCACCCGGCACGGGTATAGCTTCCAGATGGAGCTTTTGCCGGACTAA
- a CDS encoding energy transducer TonB yields the protein MNPGANEDTPTNASKRRLSAEPSLASALSLLTHVLVLLVILYAARPVWKPQTVRTRGGHATVLYWNAGVGIGAAQQHTTSKTVVSPARQASRKNLLQAQAKPALATPSATKTGELQAASAGASQTHTQFIGNGESDADATPAWPTFSPNPPVGDRSLLPANETNIVVDVNVSADGLVLDEKLIRGLGNGLDQSVLDTVRSWRFHPATRNGAPVASISELVFPMSPRYHA from the coding sequence ATGAACCCAGGCGCGAACGAAGACACGCCAACAAACGCGAGCAAGCGACGGCTTTCCGCGGAGCCTTCGCTCGCTTCTGCACTCTCGCTGCTGACGCACGTTCTTGTCCTGCTCGTGATTCTCTATGCCGCACGGCCAGTCTGGAAGCCACAGACCGTGCGCACACGCGGCGGCCACGCTACCGTGCTCTACTGGAATGCTGGCGTTGGCATCGGCGCCGCGCAGCAGCACACTACGAGCAAGACCGTTGTCTCGCCAGCGCGGCAGGCTTCACGTAAGAACCTGCTGCAAGCTCAGGCGAAACCGGCACTGGCCACACCTTCCGCAACAAAGACAGGCGAACTGCAGGCTGCCTCCGCCGGAGCCTCGCAGACACACACCCAGTTCATCGGCAATGGCGAATCGGACGCAGACGCTACGCCTGCATGGCCCACGTTTTCCCCGAATCCGCCCGTGGGAGACCGCTCGCTGCTGCCTGCCAATGAGACCAACATCGTTGTCGATGTGAACGTCAGCGCCGATGGACTCGTTCTGGACGAAAAGCTCATTCGCGGCCTCGGCAACGGCCTCGATCAGTCTGTCCTCGATACCGTACGCAGCTGGCGTTTTCATCCTGCTACGCGCAACGGCGCGCCGGTGGCCAGCATCTCCGAACTGGTCTTTCCCATGAGCCCGCGCTACCACGCGTAA
- a CDS encoding MarR family winged helix-turn-helix transcriptional regulator — MSKAARPAPRPVPFETTLLVRDCCLCLHVQRAARALARRFDEVLRPLGLTNGQFSLLMSLNRPQAARMASVAALLAMDRTTLTAALKPLERRGLLRIAPDPEDRRSRLLALTRAGEELLAQAVPVWERTHAEVEAQLPQGGAAALRKSLLEIA; from the coding sequence ATGTCAAAGGCTGCCCGCCCGGCTCCGCGTCCGGTGCCGTTCGAGACCACGTTGCTGGTCCGGGATTGTTGTCTGTGTCTGCATGTGCAACGTGCTGCGCGCGCTTTGGCGCGGCGTTTCGATGAAGTGCTGAGGCCATTGGGGCTGACCAACGGGCAGTTTTCGCTGCTGATGTCGTTGAACCGGCCACAGGCGGCACGGATGGCCTCCGTGGCAGCGCTGCTGGCCATGGATCGCACGACACTGACAGCCGCGCTCAAGCCGCTGGAGCGCCGCGGACTGCTGCGGATCGCGCCGGACCCGGAAGATCGCCGCTCCCGTCTCCTGGCGCTGACGCGCGCAGGAGAGGAACTGCTGGCACAGGCAGTGCCGGTGTGGGAGCGGACGCATGCGGAAGTCGAAGCTCAGCTGCCGCAGGGCGGCGCTGCTGCACTTCGCAAAAGTCTGCTTGAGATCGCTTGA
- a CDS encoding TetR/AcrR family transcriptional regulator translates to MNTVKIQAERKPGKRSTYHHGDLRTALIQAADAIIAEGGIEAFSLRAAAQRAGVSPGAPAHHFGNARGLLTEVALLAYKRLEDYIQKAGHSDDPVAEVRALSLAFIHFALDHPGHFRLMFRNDLVDRSDPRFASFPRQSGRRLSQAILTYQGKNDVDMNRFEDAADILCGMATLHGLASLVLEEKAVHFFRNANARDFRKKELPRVIEHLYPERRNSTTRKKAVHGKS, encoded by the coding sequence TTGAACACTGTCAAGATTCAGGCAGAGCGCAAACCGGGAAAACGGTCGACGTATCATCACGGAGACCTGCGCACCGCGCTTATCCAGGCTGCCGACGCGATCATCGCCGAAGGCGGTATTGAGGCTTTCTCCCTGCGCGCAGCCGCACAGCGGGCCGGTGTCTCCCCTGGTGCTCCGGCACACCACTTCGGCAATGCGCGAGGACTGCTCACCGAAGTCGCGCTGCTCGCCTACAAGCGATTAGAGGACTATATCCAGAAGGCTGGGCACTCCGACGACCCGGTTGCCGAGGTGCGCGCGCTGAGCCTTGCCTTCATTCACTTTGCGCTCGACCATCCCGGGCACTTCCGGCTGATGTTCCGCAACGATCTCGTCGATCGCAGCGACCCGCGCTTTGCCTCGTTCCCCCGGCAATCGGGAAGAAGGCTCAGCCAGGCCATCCTCACCTACCAGGGCAAGAACGATGTGGATATGAATCGCTTCGAGGACGCGGCCGACATCCTCTGCGGCATGGCCACGCTGCATGGACTCGCTTCCCTGGTGCTCGAAGAGAAGGCTGTCCACTTCTTTCGCAACGCCAACGCGCGCGACTTCAGGAAGAAGGAGCTACCCCGGGTGATCGAACACCTGTACCCGGAGCGCAGGAACAGCACCACGCGGAAGAAAGCTGTCCACGGCAAATCCTGA
- a CDS encoding SDR family NAD(P)-dependent oxidoreductase gives MSSKVWLITGASRGMGRIWAEAALKRGDKVAATARKAADVADLAEKYGDAALPLALEPTDAAQVGAVVEQAHAHFGRLDVVLNNAAYPLIGTMEEAGDDEVQAQFDTNVFGPHRVIKAALPLLRKQGSGHIIGVSSTLGVITLPLIGFYCASKWAFEAMHESLAKEVRGFGIDVTIIEPGAYATEFGGPQSGKRAQELEVYAPVRKQVYEGLTTMERGDPRATAEAVLKLVDAEHPPLRLMLGDKGLPQTQAVYAERLATWEAWKDVADAAQGVSVRMSDSAH, from the coding sequence ATGAGCAGCAAAGTATGGTTGATCACCGGCGCCTCGCGTGGCATGGGGCGTATCTGGGCCGAGGCTGCACTGAAGCGTGGCGACAAGGTTGCGGCCACGGCGCGTAAGGCTGCCGATGTGGCCGATCTCGCGGAAAAGTATGGCGATGCGGCCCTGCCGCTGGCGCTGGAGCCGACGGATGCCGCGCAGGTGGGTGCGGTTGTGGAGCAGGCGCACGCGCACTTCGGCCGTCTGGATGTGGTGCTGAATAATGCCGCGTATCCGCTGATTGGCACCATGGAAGAGGCGGGCGATGACGAGGTGCAGGCGCAGTTCGACACGAATGTCTTTGGCCCGCATCGCGTGATCAAGGCTGCGCTGCCGCTGCTTCGGAAGCAGGGCAGCGGGCACATCATCGGCGTTTCGAGCACCCTCGGTGTGATTACGCTGCCGCTGATTGGCTTCTACTGCGCTTCGAAGTGGGCCTTTGAAGCCATGCACGAAAGTCTTGCGAAGGAAGTGCGCGGCTTCGGCATTGACGTCACCATCATCGAGCCGGGAGCCTACGCCACGGAGTTCGGCGGACCACAGTCGGGCAAGCGGGCTCAAGAGCTCGAGGTGTATGCTCCGGTGCGCAAACAGGTCTATGAAGGCCTCACAACGATGGAGCGCGGTGATCCCAGGGCAACGGCAGAAGCCGTGCTGAAGCTGGTGGACGCGGAGCATCCGCCGCTGCGGCTGATGCTCGGAGACAAAGGGCTGCCCCAGACGCAGGCGGTTTACGCAGAGCGCCTGGCGACGTGGGAGGCATGGAAGGATGTTGCGGATGCGGCGCAGGGTGTGTCTGTGAGGATGTCGGACAGCGCGCACTGA
- a CDS encoding MoaD/ThiS family protein, with the protein MSVRVLLPNAFQKHTDGAKELKSSAQNLPELITEIETTFPGLKTHLRDEQGNVRRFINFYVNEEDIRFLGNEKYAFQDGDEVLVIPSIAGGCCAQGESRFAPEQLRCCSYCGQEECLCY; encoded by the coding sequence GTGTCCGTTAGAGTTTTGTTGCCGAATGCCTTTCAGAAGCACACCGATGGTGCCAAGGAACTGAAGTCGAGCGCGCAGAATCTGCCCGAGCTGATCACCGAGATCGAAACCACCTTTCCCGGCCTGAAGACGCATCTGCGCGACGAGCAGGGCAATGTGCGCCGCTTCATCAACTTCTACGTGAATGAGGAAGACATCCGCTTCCTCGGCAACGAGAAGTACGCTTTCCAGGATGGCGATGAAGTGCTCGTGATCCCGTCGATCGCCGGCGGCTGCTGCGCGCAGGGCGAATCGCGCTTCGCGCCCGAGCAACTTCGTTGCTGCTCCTACTGTGGGCAGGAAGAGTGTCTCTGCTACTAG
- the thrC gene encoding threonine synthase, with translation MALAYELRCRECGKTYPNTPLSICDECFSPLEVFCDLEAARGSFTREKIAQGPDSMWRYQALLPVPEDYVPATPSGWTPLLKAPRLAKRIGASNLYIKNDAVCVPTLSFKDRVVATALANAQVFGFDTVGCSSTGNLANAVAAGAARLGLKTYILVPADLEPAKILNTQVYGANLVRIDGNYDHVNRLCSQIAERYNWGFVNVNLRPYYAEGSKTVGYEIAEQLGWRLPDNIVCPMAGGSLITKIRKAFKELVALGLVEDKEVRFFGAQATGCSPISTAVKNGADHIEPQRPATIARSLAIGNPADGVYAARAIRQSGGWAEDVSDVEIVSAIQELAETEGIFTETAGGVTTAVTARLYAHGRIKPDELTVSVITGNGLKTTDALTGAYEVEQAVRPRLSDFEAYIDQKTASGELAGEVASVR, from the coding sequence ATGGCGCTTGCCTATGAATTGCGATGTCGGGAATGCGGGAAGACGTATCCAAACACCCCGCTTTCCATCTGTGATGAGTGCTTTTCCCCGCTTGAGGTGTTCTGCGACCTCGAAGCGGCGCGCGGCAGCTTTACCCGCGAGAAGATTGCGCAGGGTCCGGACAGCATGTGGCGTTACCAGGCGCTGCTGCCGGTGCCGGAGGACTACGTCCCGGCAACGCCCTCCGGCTGGACGCCGCTGCTGAAGGCTCCGCGACTGGCGAAGCGGATCGGTGCCTCGAATCTGTACATCAAGAACGATGCCGTGTGCGTGCCGACGTTGAGCTTCAAGGATCGCGTGGTGGCAACGGCTCTGGCGAATGCGCAGGTCTTCGGCTTCGACACGGTGGGATGCTCCTCGACCGGTAATCTGGCGAACGCAGTGGCCGCAGGCGCGGCGCGGCTGGGTCTCAAGACCTACATCCTGGTCCCGGCGGACCTGGAGCCGGCAAAGATTCTGAATACGCAGGTCTATGGTGCGAACCTGGTGCGCATCGACGGCAACTACGACCATGTGAACCGGCTGTGCTCGCAGATCGCGGAGCGCTACAACTGGGGCTTTGTGAATGTGAACCTGCGCCCCTACTACGCCGAGGGCTCGAAGACGGTCGGATATGAGATCGCCGAGCAGCTGGGCTGGCGCCTGCCCGACAACATCGTGTGCCCCATGGCCGGCGGTTCGCTGATCACCAAGATTCGTAAGGCTTTCAAGGAGCTGGTTGCCCTGGGCCTGGTGGAAGATAAGGAAGTGCGCTTCTTCGGAGCGCAGGCGACGGGTTGCTCGCCGATTTCGACGGCGGTGAAGAACGGTGCCGATCACATCGAGCCGCAGCGCCCGGCAACCATCGCACGCTCGCTCGCGATCGGCAATCCCGCAGACGGTGTCTACGCGGCGCGCGCCATCCGCCAGAGCGGCGGCTGGGCCGAGGATGTCTCGGACGTCGAGATCGTCTCCGCAATTCAGGAACTGGCCGAAACCGAGGGTATCTTTACCGAGACCGCGGGCGGCGTGACTACGGCAGTGACCGCGCGGCTCTACGCGCACGGCCGCATCAAGCCGGATGAGCTTACGGTATCCGTCATCACGGGCAATGGTCTGAAGACGACCGACGCACTGACGGGCGCATATGAAGTGGAGCAGGCGGTACGTCCGCGGCTCTCCGATTTCGAAGCCTACATCGATCAGAAGACCGCCAGCGGTGAACTGGCTGGGGAGGTTGCAAGTGTCCGTTAG
- a CDS encoding CHAD domain-containing protein, whose translation MEAVHQVRTGTRRIEALLEALWAAMARRPAECEPAAGAQERYEEMFGRWRALLRKVRQAAAPVRDLDVHRKLLGGLIERWSAADSGPEANLHQQAGHLDAWLRSHRARAARPLGRRAAKWAGKLDSLVTATSEALAGLPLPAGARRRNAGARTALDAFARLSAEIELLHGENLHDFRKGAKKARYMAEADGADAYAGEVGKAIKRVQDAIGDWHDWEMLAEEAREALGDVELADYLAGARDRRYAEAVRITQTMRGRLMGEWRSIA comes from the coding sequence GTGGAGGCGGTCCATCAGGTGCGCACCGGCACGCGCCGCATCGAAGCGCTTCTGGAGGCGTTGTGGGCGGCCATGGCGCGCCGCCCTGCCGAATGCGAGCCCGCGGCTGGCGCCCAGGAGAGATACGAAGAGATGTTTGGCCGCTGGCGGGCCCTGCTCAGAAAGGTGCGCCAGGCGGCAGCGCCGGTGAGAGATCTGGATGTGCACCGGAAGCTGCTGGGTGGCCTGATCGAGCGCTGGTCCGCGGCCGACTCTGGTCCGGAGGCCAATCTGCATCAGCAGGCCGGGCATCTCGATGCGTGGCTGCGGTCGCATCGGGCCAGAGCAGCGCGGCCGCTGGGCCGGCGCGCAGCGAAATGGGCAGGCAAGCTCGACAGCCTGGTGACGGCAACGTCGGAGGCGCTTGCGGGGCTCCCCTTGCCTGCAGGTGCGCGCCGCAGAAATGCAGGCGCCCGCACCGCCTTAGACGCCTTCGCCCGGCTCTCGGCGGAGATCGAGCTGCTGCACGGCGAAAATTTGCACGATTTTCGCAAGGGCGCGAAGAAGGCACGTTACATGGCCGAAGCCGACGGTGCGGACGCGTATGCGGGTGAGGTCGGCAAGGCCATCAAGCGTGTGCAGGATGCGATCGGAGACTGGCACGACTGGGAGATGTTGGCCGAGGAGGCGCGTGAGGCACTCGGTGACGTCGAACTGGCTGACTATCTTGCCGGAGCGCGCGACCGGCGCTACGCAGAGGCTGTGCGGATCACGCAGACCATGCGCGGACGGCTCATGGGGGAGTGGCGCTCCATCGCGTAG